From one Lolium rigidum isolate FL_2022 chromosome 4, APGP_CSIRO_Lrig_0.1, whole genome shotgun sequence genomic stretch:
- the LOC124648712 gene encoding uncharacterized protein LOC124648712: protein MLLPLRRIHGLLRRSLSTAASRSAWAMIYRISTAEESARGASLSLAPPPLVSHLTIPRHAIGLEPFPDNTDRDPVNFFSSDAADPKQGASSPRPPSTDRNFINVFGSGVLAASSDGLLLFGTYRNRANAWRMFEHQPPTPAPFEVLDQVYARSFYDPMRLARFVCNPVTGEMVRLPDFDGTEDAFSAATGLLTQADGGGRGPPKRYAAAQLSLLDGGQRFLLRRLSSETGEWDELVLPSPLPPGRRMHMNHEVLDYGGRLWWVDVSWGAVCVDPFSDRPELCPVELPGDFMLPDQQGEEKMWQLVKHRRMGVSEGRLRFVEVRQEDPFQINSFTLDDQSGRWMLEHQVSWRTIHIAAKKTPSIAAIDPLSLDSLYLTVPVDKGFCISADLRRESLIDAMEFGSAIHPRKCESSFLLPCVLPSFLGSSPIPGKNDVTKRKTLADVLVRSDRHPKT from the exons ATGTTGCTCCCGCTCCGTCGCATCcacggcctcctccgccgctccCTCTCCACCGCCGCTTCGCGCTCCGCCTGGGCGATGATCTACCGGATCTCCACGGCGGAGGAGTCCGCGCGGGGCGCGTCCCTCTCGCTTGCCCCGCCCCCGCTCGTCTCCCACCTCACCATCCCCAGGCATGCCATCGGTCTGGAACCCTTCCCGGACAACACCGACCGCGACCCCGTCAACTTCTTCAGCAGCGACGCCGCAGACCCCAAGCAGGGCGCCTCCTCGCCCCGTCCGCCCAGCACCGACCGCAACTTCATCAACGTCTTCGGCAGCGGCGTCCTCGCCGCGAGCAGCGACGGCCTCCTCCTGTTCGGCACCTACAGGAACCGCGCCAACGCCTGGAGGATGTTCGAGCACCAGCCACCTACCCCCGCCCCTTTCGAGGTCCTCGACCAGGTGTACGCGCGCTCCTTCTACGACCCGATGCGGCTCGCGCGCTTCGTCTGCAACCCCGTCACCGGCGAGATGGTCCGCCTCCCGGACTTCGACGGCACGGAGGACGCCTTCTCCGCCGCCACGGGCCTCCTCACCCAGGCCGACGGCGGGGGGCGCGGGCCGCCCAAGAGGTACGCCGCCGCGCAGCTCAGCCTGCTCGACGGTGGGCAGCGGTTCCTGTTGCGCCGGTTGTCGTCAGAGACAGGGGAGTGGGACGAGCTGGTGCTGCCGTCCCCGCTGCCGCCTGGGCGCCGGATGCACATGAATCACGAGGTACTGGACTACGGGGGGCGGCTCTGGTGGGTGGACGTGAGCTGGGGCGCCGTCTGCGTCGACCCGTTCAGCGACCGGCCTGAGCTCTGCCCCGTCGAGCTGCCAGGAGACTTCATGCTTCCCGACCAACAGGGCGAGGAAAAGATGTGGCAGCTTGTCAAGCACCGCCGCATGGGGGTAAGCGAAGGGAGGCTGCGGTTTGTGGAAGTTCGTCAGGAGGATCCGTTCCAGATTAATTCCTTCACGCTGGACGACCAGAGTGGGCGCTGGATGCTGGAGCACCAGGTGTCGTGGAGAACTATCCACATCGCAGCCAAGAAAACGCCTTCCATTGCTGCTATTGATCCACTCAGCCTCGACTCACTGTATCTTACTGTGCCCGTGGACAAAGGATTCTGCATTAGCGCGGACTTGCGCAGGGAGAGCCTGATTGACGCAATGGAGTTTGGTAGTGCCATTCATCCAAGAAAGTGCGAGTCAAGTTTCTTGCTGCCATGTGTGCTCCCCTCATTTCTCGGATCAAGCCCGATTCCAG GCAAGAATGACGTCACAAAAAGAAAGACTCTGGCAGATGTTCTGGTTCGTTCAGACAGGCACCCGAAGACCTGA